GGTCTGCGCCACCGGCGTGGTGATGGCCCTGGGGGTGGCGGTCGCCGGGCTGTGGGCGCTGCCCGTCCTGAGCGTGCCCCTGCTGCTCACCCAGATGTCCTTCCGCCGGATCGGCGCCATCCGCACCACCTACCGGCAGACGATCACCTCACTGGCCCGGGCCACCGAGATCGCCGGGTACACCCGGCCCGGGCACGCCCGCCGGGTCGCCGCCCTCAGCTGCGCCGTCGGCCGGGAGCTGGGTCTGTCCGAGCGGGAGCTGACCGTGCTGGAGTACGCCGCCCTGATGCACGACATCGGGCAGCTCTCCCTGGTCGACCCGGTCCCGGCCGGGGCCACCGCCCCGCTGCCGCCCGCCGAGGCCCGCCGGATCGCCGCGCTGGGCGGCGAGGTGGCCCGCCAGACGGGAGTGCCCGCCGAGGTCGCCGTCGTCGTCGAACGGCAGGCCGATCCCTACCGTGACCAGCCGGTACTGGCCCGCATCGTGCGCACCGCCAACGCCTACGACGACCTGGTGGGCGGGGCCCGTCACCCGGGCGGCTCACTGGCCGCCCTGGAGCAGCTGCGCCTCGGCACGGGCCACGACCACCATCCCGAGGTCGTCGAGTGCCTCGCGTACGTTTTGCGGCGGAACAGTTCGAGGCGGGATGGTGCCCGCCTGGAGCGGCCGAAACGGGAAGCGCGGGGCCGCGGTGAACGTGCCAGAGTTGTACCTGGCCGACCTGGGTAACCCATGGGTAATGAGCGGCCGTATCCGTGGGCATGGTTGGATGCGAAGTGAGAGTGTCCGCAAGGCTGCACTGTTGCATCGTTGGACCGGCAGGCGGGAATCGTGAGGATCTTCGGGAAGGTACGGCATCGGCCCTCCGCCTCGTGGCGGCAGGCCACCGACCGCGCGTTCACGCTGATCGGCGACGGTCGGTACGAGGACGCGGGCGCGCTGCTCACCAGGGCGGCGGACCTGGAGCCCTGGCTGTCCGAGTCCTGGTTCAACCTGGCCCTGCTGCACAAGTTCCGGCACGACTGGGAGCAGGCGCGGGCCGCCGGGCTGCGCGCCGTGGCCCTGCTGGACCGCGAGTCGGGCGCTCCCGACTGGTGGAACGTGGGCATCGCCGCCACCGCCCTGCAGGACTGGCCGCTGGCCCGCCGCGCCTGGCAGGCGTACGGGCTGAAGGTGCCCGGGGAGGCCACCGGATCCGGTGAGCCCGTCGGCATGGAGCTGGGCAGCGCGGCGGTCCGGCTGTCGCCCGAGGGCGAGGCCGAGGTGGTCTGGGGCCGCAGGCTGGACCCGGCCCGGATGGAAGTCCTCTCGATCCCGCTGCCCTCCTCGGGGCGGCGCTGGGGCGAGGTCGTCCTGCACGACGGGGTCCCGCACGGCGAGCGCGTCACCTCCGCCGGCCCCTCCTACCCGGTGTTCGACGAGATCGAGCTGTGGGCGCCCTCGCCGGTGCCGACCTGGGTGGTGCTGCTGGAGGCGGCCACCGAGGCCGACCGCGACGCCCTGGAGCAGCTGGCCTCGGACGCGGGCTTCGCCGCCGAGGACTGGTCCTCCTCGGTCCGGCTGCTGTGCCGGACCTGCTCGGAGAGCGAGATGCCGAGCGGGGAGGGCGACGGCGACCAGCTGGATCCGCACGATCACAGCGAGCCGGGGCACCCCGGGCCGCTCGGCCACCGGACGACCGGCTCCGGTTCCCTGTGGGTGCCCGAGCGCGAATGCGGGATCGCGGCCCCGCCCGGACTGGTGCGCGGACTGCTCGACGGATGGGTCGCCGACAGCCCGGACAGCCGCGAGTGGCGTGATCTCGAAGAAGTCTGCTGAACGAGGGCCGTAGGCTGTACCGGCACATCCGGCACACCGGTGACTTAGGGAAGGCGTACGGCGGACATGGCGCAGCAGGAGAACGAGGTCGTCGAGATCGTGAACGACGGATACGTCGTGGACACGGAGGACTGTGCGGAGCGTGAGCTGGCGCACCGCGAGCGCGGTACGGTCCGCCCGATCACGGTGGTCGGCAACCCGGTGCTGCACCGGGAGTGCAAGGACGTCACCGAGTTCGGCGACGAGCTGGCGCGGCTGATCGACGACATGTTCGCCAGCCAGAAGGCCGCCGAGGGCGTGGGCCTGGCCGCGAACCAGATCGGCGTGGACGCCAAGGTCTTCGTCTACGACTGCCCGGACGACGACGGCAACCGCCACACCGGTGTCGTGGTCAACCCCAAGCTCGTCGAGCTGCCCGCCGCCGCGCGGGTGCTGGACGACTCGAACGAGGGCTGCCTGTCGGTCCCGACCGCCTACGCCGCCCTCGCCCGCCCCGACTACGCCGAGGTCGAGGGCCAGGACGCGCAGGGCAACCCGGTCAAGGTGCGGGGCACCGGCTACTTCGCGCGCTGCCTCCAGCACGAGACGGACCACCTGTACGGGTACCTGTACATCGACCGGCTGTCCAAGCGCGACCGCAAGGACGCGCTGCGCCAGATGGAAGAGGGCACCCCGCGCTACGAGACGGTGCCGAACGCGTAGGACCGTACGCGCACCACGCACGCACGCCGAAGGCCCCGCTCCGGGAAGAGGAGCGGGGCCTTCGACGTATGCGCCGTATGCGCCGTGTGCGGCGGATCAGTGGCGCGTGTGGCTGATGATCGTCCAGCCGGTGTCCGTGGCGGAGGCGGTGGCCGCCGTACCGCCGAGCATCAGGGCGGCGATCGCGAAGGCCGTGAGCGTGCGGAGCGTACGAGACATGGGAAACCCCTGTGGGTCGGCTGCGAGGCCCGGGCCGGAGCGCGGTGCGGGCTGGACCGAGCCGGGTGGCCCCCACCGTACGTCAGCGCACATTGACGGATCCGGTCAGATCAAGCCAAAGGAACGACTGATTCCGGTCAGGTCGCGCGTCCTGCGGGACCCGACCGGACATCAAGCGTCGTGGACTAAAGGGCGTGGACTAGAAGTCCTCGTCCAGGTCGACCGTGCCCTCGACCGCGACCTGGTAGGCCGACGGGCGGCGCTCGAAGAAGTTCGTCAGCTCCTGGACGCCCTGCAGCTCCATGAAGGAGAACGGGTTCTGCGAGCCGTAGACCGGCGCGAAGCCGAGACGGACCAGGCGCTGGTCCGCGACGCACTCCAGGTACTCGCGCATCGACTCGGTGTTCATGCCCGGCAGACCGTCACCGCACAGGTCGCGGCCGAACTGCAGCTCGGCCTCGACGGCCTCCTTCAGCATGTCGACGACCTGCTGCTGGAGTTCGTCGTCGAACAGCTCGGGCTCTTCCTTGCGGACCGTGTCCACGACTTCGAAGGCGAAGTTCATGTGCATGGTTTCGTCCCGGAAGACCCAGTTCGTCCCGGTCGCCAGGCCGTGCAGCAGGCCGCGCGAGCGGAACCAGTAGACGTAGGCGAAGGCACCGTAGAAGAACAGGCCCTCGATGCACGCCGCGAAGCAGATCAGGTTCAGCAGGAAGCGGCGGCGGTCGGCCTGCGTCTCCAGCCGCTCCAGCTTCTCGACCTCATTGATCCACTTGAAGCAGAACTGCGCCTTCTCGCGGATCGAGGGGATCTCCTCGACCGCGTCGAAGGCGGCCGCGCGGTCGGCCGGGTCGGGGAGGTAGGTGTCGAGCAGCGTCAAGTAGAACTGGACGTGCACGGCCTCCTCGAACAGCTGGCGCGAGAGGTACAGGCGCGCCTCGGGCGAGTTGATGTGCTTGTACAGGGTCAGCACGAGGTTGTTCGAGACGATCGAGTCGCCCGTCGCGAAGAACGCGACGAGACGGCCGATCATGTGCTGCTCACCGGGCGTCAGCTTCGCCAGGTCGGCGACGTCCGAGTGGAGGTCGACCTCCTCGACGGTCCAGGTGTTCTTGATCGCGTCCCGGTAGCGCTCGTAGAAGTCCGGGTAGCGCATGGGACGCAGGGTCAGTTCGAAGCCCGGGTCGAGCAGGTTCTTCTTCTGGGTGGAGCTCATTACTGGCAGGCCTCGCAGGACTCGGGGTTCTCAAGGGAGCAGGCGAGCGCCTCGGCGTCGGCATCGGCCTGCGGGAGCGCCACCGGGGTGGCGGCCTGCGCGGCCCGGGCGATCTTCGTCGCCGGGCGCGAGCGCAGGTAGTACGTGGTCTTCAGACCCTGCTTCCAGGCGTACGCGTACATCGAGGACAGCTTCCCGATGGTCGGCGTCTCCAGGAACAGGTTCAGCGACTGCGACTGGTCGAGGTACGGCGTACGGGCCGCCGCCATGTCGATCAGACCGCGCTGCGGGATCTCCCACGCGGTGCGGTACAGCGCGCGCACGTCGGCGGGGATCCAGCCGAAGCCCTGGACCGAACCGCTGGACTCGCGCAGCGCCTCGCGGGTCTGCGCGTCCCAGACGCCGAGCTTCTTCAGCTCGGCCACCAGGTAGGCGTTCACCTGGAGGAACTCACCGCTGAGGGTCTCGCGCTTGAACAGGTTGGAGACCTGCGGCTCGATGCACTCGTACACGCCGGCGATCGAGGCGATCGTCGCGGTCGGGGCGATCGCGAGGAGCAGCGAGTTGCGCATGCCGGTCTCGGCGATCCGGGCGCGCAGCGCGTTCCAGCGCTCCGGCCAGTACTGCGTGGCGTCCGCGTAGTGGTCCGGGTGCAGCACGCCGCGCGCGGTACGGGTCTCCGACCAGGCCGGGACCGGCCCGTGGCGCTCGGCCAGGTCCGCGGAGGCCTCGTAGGCGGCCAGCATGATCCGCTCGGCGATCTTCGTCGAGAGGGCCTTGGCCTCGGGGGAGTCGAAGGGCAGGCGCAGCTGGAAGAAGACGTCCTGCAGGCCCATCGCGCCCAGACCCACCGGACGCCAGCGGGCGTTGGAGCGGCCCGCCTGCTCGGTCGGGTAGAAGTTGATGTCGACCACGCGGTCGAGGAAGGTCACGGCGGTGCGGACGGTCTCGTCCAGCCGCTCCCAGTCCATCTCACCGGTCTCGGCGAGCACGAACGCCCCGAGGTTCACCGAGCCCAGGTTGCAGACCGCGGTCTCGCCGTCGTTGGTGACTTCGAGGATCTCGGTGCACAGGTTCGAGGAGTGGACGACCCGGCCCGGCTCCGCGGTCTGGTTCGCCGTGCGGTTGGAGGCGTCCTTGAACGTCATCCAGCCCTGGCCGGTCTGCGCGAGGGTGCGCATCATCCGGCCGTACAGGTCGCGGGCGGGCATGGTCTTGCGGGCCAGGCCCGAGGCCTCGGCCTTGTGGTAGGCGGCGTCGAACTCGTCGCCCCACAGGTCGACCAGCTCGGGGACGTCGGCCGGGGAGAACAGCGACCACTCGGCGTCGGCGTTCACGCGGCGCATGAACTCGTCCGGCACCCAGTGGGCGAGGTTCAGGTTGTGCGTGCGGCGCTGGTCCTCACCGGTGTTGTCGCGGAGCTCCAGGAACTCCTCGATGTCCGCGTGCCAGGTCTCCAGGTAGACCGCGGCGGCGCCCTTGCGGCGGCCGCCCTGGTTCACGGCGGCGACGGAGGCGTCGAGGGTCTTCAGGAACGGCACGATGCCGTTGGAGTGCCCGTTGGTGCCGCGGATCAGCGAACCGCGGGCGCGGATGCGGGAGTACGACAGGCCGATGCCGCCCGCGTGCTTGGAGAGGCGCGCGACCTGGTGGTAGCGGTCGTAGATCGAGTCCAGCTCGTCGAGCGGGGAGTCCAGCAGGTAGCACGAGGACATCTGCGGGTGCCGGGTGCCGGAGTTGAAGAGCGTGGGGGAGGACGGCAGGTAGTCGAGGCGGCTCATCAGCCGGTAGAGCGAGGCCACTTCCTCGACGGCCTGGATGCTGCCAATCTTTTCGCCATTAAGACCAGTTTCGGCGAGGCCGCAGGCCACGCGCAGCATGAAGTGCTGCGGGGTCTCCACGACCTGGCGGGTGATCGGGTGGCGCAGCAGGTAACGGCTGTGCAGGGTGCGCAGACCGAAGAAGCCGAAGCGGTCGTCGGCGCCCTCGGTGGTGGCGTGGTCGACCAGCGCGTTCAGCCGGGTCGCGTGCGCGGCGACGAACTCGGCGGTGCGGTCGGCGATCAGGCCCTCGCGGTGACCGACGGCGACGGACGCCGAGAAGGAGGTGGCCCCCTGGCCCGCGGCCTCTTCGGCGATGGCCAGCGTCAGCAGACGGGCGGCCAGCCGGGAGTACGCCGGGTCCTCCGAGATCAGGCCCGCGGCCGCCTCGGTGGCCAGCCCGCGCAGTTCGGCCTCGTCGGCGACGGAGCTGCGGCCCCGCAGCGCGGCGGCGGCGACCCGGCCGGGGTCGGTGTCGGCCAGGTCGGCGGTGAGGTCGGTGAGGGTGCGCAGCAGCGCGGCGCCAGGACCCTCGGTGGCCTCGGGCTGGGCGGACTCGGCGCGCGGTGCGGCAGGCGCGATGGTCACGTGGGGGGCTCTCCCTCGCTCGGCCCGGAAGGCTCGGAGGCGGGGAGAGGAGGCTGCCGTGCGGGCATCTGGACGCACGGGCCCGGGCAGGGCAGTCGTACGTCACCGCATGGCGTCCACCGGCCCAACCGCGAGGCCCGGACGATTCGGCGTCCTGACCGGTTGGTCTGGGCGCACTGTCGGCAGGTCCTCGGACTTGCGGCAGCACCAATGGGTGATTGGGTGCAGTTCATACCGTTGCGGGACAGTTCCGGATTCGCACCGGATTCCCCTGCGGCGACAGCGAGCACGAGCATACATGTGGGGGCCGCTGGATGCGCGACCCACCACATGTTGTGTCGGCGCGGCTACAACTCCACGCGGTACGTGAGCAAGGGGACGCTCGGGAGCGGGGCCCAGTCCCGCTCCGGGGTCCGGGCGAAGCCCAGGCGCCCGTAGATCCGGTGGGCCCCGCGCATGGCCTCCTTGGTGGACAGGACCAGATGGGTCACCCCCTCCAAGGCCCGTGCGCGGTCCATGCAGGCGCGTACGAGCGCCTCCCCGGCGCCCCGGCCCCGGGCGGCGCGGGAGACCGCCAGCATCCGGAATTCGGCCTCGTGGGGACCGGCTATTTCGGCCAGTGGACTGCCGGGTGCGGCGAAGGTCACTCCGCCGAGCAACTGCCCGTCGTACGTGGCCACGAGCACCTCGGCGTCGGCGGCCCGCCCCGCGACATCGCGCAGCACGGTGAGGTAGAAGCCGTTGGTCTCCGGGTCGAGCAGCCC
This is a stretch of genomic DNA from Streptomyces sp. NBC_00536. It encodes these proteins:
- a CDS encoding ribonucleotide-diphosphate reductase subunit beta — its product is MSSTQKKNLLDPGFELTLRPMRYPDFYERYRDAIKNTWTVEEVDLHSDVADLAKLTPGEQHMIGRLVAFFATGDSIVSNNLVLTLYKHINSPEARLYLSRQLFEEAVHVQFYLTLLDTYLPDPADRAAAFDAVEEIPSIREKAQFCFKWINEVEKLERLETQADRRRFLLNLICFAACIEGLFFYGAFAYVYWFRSRGLLHGLATGTNWVFRDETMHMNFAFEVVDTVRKEEPELFDDELQQQVVDMLKEAVEAELQFGRDLCGDGLPGMNTESMREYLECVADQRLVRLGFAPVYGSQNPFSFMELQGVQELTNFFERRPSAYQVAVEGTVDLDEDF
- a CDS encoding tetratricopeptide repeat protein; translation: MRIFGKVRHRPSASWRQATDRAFTLIGDGRYEDAGALLTRAADLEPWLSESWFNLALLHKFRHDWEQARAAGLRAVALLDRESGAPDWWNVGIAATALQDWPLARRAWQAYGLKVPGEATGSGEPVGMELGSAAVRLSPEGEAEVVWGRRLDPARMEVLSIPLPSSGRRWGEVVLHDGVPHGERVTSAGPSYPVFDEIELWAPSPVPTWVVLLEAATEADRDALEQLASDAGFAAEDWSSSVRLLCRTCSESEMPSGEGDGDQLDPHDHSEPGHPGPLGHRTTGSGSLWVPERECGIAAPPGLVRGLLDGWVADSPDSREWRDLEEVC
- a CDS encoding HD-GYP domain-containing protein encodes the protein MRAWGAWTVRAAAAALTVVALGHTLWNGVTEPGAALSFGILITIGELARRDSRAPAGYLRAGPFHAGPFHPGSFHPGDRQPAPLGSAAALAYALLGQNAGRPTHHGVLQTVAVVVAAALAGIAVQVVRGHGPAVDHAARRVLTVSFAAACFQPLYNSGRLAQTVGLGPYLVLFLLFLLGLTALCDAVLAAALAGLRTGWPYGPLLRDELRALLGIGSAVCATGVVMALGVAVAGLWALPVLSVPLLLTQMSFRRIGAIRTTYRQTITSLARATEIAGYTRPGHARRVAALSCAVGRELGLSERELTVLEYAALMHDIGQLSLVDPVPAGATAPLPPAEARRIAALGGEVARQTGVPAEVAVVVERQADPYRDQPVLARIVRTANAYDDLVGGARHPGGSLAALEQLRLGTGHDHHPEVVECLAYVLRRNSSRRDGARLERPKREARGRGERARVVPGRPG
- a CDS encoding ribonucleoside-diphosphate reductase subunit alpha codes for the protein MTIAPAAPRAESAQPEATEGPGAALLRTLTDLTADLADTDPGRVAAAALRGRSSVADEAELRGLATEAAAGLISEDPAYSRLAARLLTLAIAEEAAGQGATSFSASVAVGHREGLIADRTAEFVAAHATRLNALVDHATTEGADDRFGFFGLRTLHSRYLLRHPITRQVVETPQHFMLRVACGLAETGLNGEKIGSIQAVEEVASLYRLMSRLDYLPSSPTLFNSGTRHPQMSSCYLLDSPLDELDSIYDRYHQVARLSKHAGGIGLSYSRIRARGSLIRGTNGHSNGIVPFLKTLDASVAAVNQGGRRKGAAAVYLETWHADIEEFLELRDNTGEDQRRTHNLNLAHWVPDEFMRRVNADAEWSLFSPADVPELVDLWGDEFDAAYHKAEASGLARKTMPARDLYGRMMRTLAQTGQGWMTFKDASNRTANQTAEPGRVVHSSNLCTEILEVTNDGETAVCNLGSVNLGAFVLAETGEMDWERLDETVRTAVTFLDRVVDINFYPTEQAGRSNARWRPVGLGAMGLQDVFFQLRLPFDSPEAKALSTKIAERIMLAAYEASADLAERHGPVPAWSETRTARGVLHPDHYADATQYWPERWNALRARIAETGMRNSLLLAIAPTATIASIAGVYECIEPQVSNLFKRETLSGEFLQVNAYLVAELKKLGVWDAQTREALRESSGSVQGFGWIPADVRALYRTAWEIPQRGLIDMAAARTPYLDQSQSLNLFLETPTIGKLSSMYAYAWKQGLKTTYYLRSRPATKIARAAQAATPVALPQADADAEALACSLENPESCEACQ
- the def gene encoding peptide deformylase, translating into MAQQENEVVEIVNDGYVVDTEDCAERELAHRERGTVRPITVVGNPVLHRECKDVTEFGDELARLIDDMFASQKAAEGVGLAANQIGVDAKVFVYDCPDDDGNRHTGVVVNPKLVELPAAARVLDDSNEGCLSVPTAYAALARPDYAEVEGQDAQGNPVKVRGTGYFARCLQHETDHLYGYLYIDRLSKRDRKDALRQMEEGTPRYETVPNA
- a CDS encoding GNAT family N-acetyltransferase, with the translated sequence MDITIRAALPAEYEELGEITARAYLDDGLLDPETNGFYLTVLRDVAGRAADAEVLVATYDGQLLGGVTFAAPGSPLAEIAGPHEAEFRMLAVSRAARGRGAGEALVRACMDRARALEGVTHLVLSTKEAMRGAHRIYGRLGFARTPERDWAPLPSVPLLTYRVEL